In Camelus ferus isolate YT-003-E chromosome 10, BCGSAC_Cfer_1.0, whole genome shotgun sequence, the following proteins share a genomic window:
- the LOC102505107 gene encoding olfactory receptor 51H1: protein MMNSNASHANHHSFILTGIPGMPDKNPWMAFPLGFLYTLTLLGNGTILAVIKVDQSLHEPMYYFLSILALTDVSLSMSTLPSMLSIFWFNAPEIPFDACITQMFFIHGFGVVESGVLVSMAFDRFVAIQDPLRYASILTHGVIGKIGVAVLTQAVCVVFPVPFLIKRLPFCRSNVLSHSYCLHQDAMRLACASTRINSLYGLIIVIFTLGLDALVILFSYVLILKIVLGIASRVERLKALNTCLSHICAVLLFYVPLIGVTMIHRFGKHLSPVVHTLMANIYLLLPPVLNPIVYSVKTKQIRRRIIHVFQRRKNRA, encoded by the coding sequence ATGATGAACTCTAATGCATCACATGCCAACCACCACAGTTTCATTTTGACAGGTATTCCAGGGATGCCAGACAAAAACCCGTGGATGGCCTTCCCCCTAGGATTTCTCTACACCCTAACTCTCCTGGGAAATGGTACCATCCTAGCTGTCATCAAGGTAGATCAGAGTCTCCACGAGCCTATGTACTACTTCCTCTCTATCTTGGCTCTGACTGATGTTAGTCTCTCCATGTCCACCTTGCCCTCCATGCTCAGCATCTTCTGGTTTAATGCCCCTGAGATTCCCTTTGATGCATGCATCACTCAGATGTTCTTCATCCATGGTTTTGGAGTGGTAGAATCAGGAGTCTTAGTGTCCATGGCCTTCGACAGATTTGTGGCCATCCAAGACCCATTGCGCTATGCTTCCATCCTCACTCATGGCGTCATCGGCAAGATTGGAGTAGCTGTTCTCACCCAAGCAGTTTGTGTAGTCTTCCCTGTGCCCTTCCTCATAAAGCGGCTACCCTTCTGCCGTTCCAATGTCTTGTCTCATTCATACTGTCTCCACCAAGATGCAATGCGGCTAGCCTGTGCCAGCACCCGCATCAACAGCCTCTATGGCCTCATCATTGTCATCTTCACGTTGGGGCTTGATGCCCTGGTCATTCTCTTCTCTTACGTGCTCATCCTGAAGATTGTGCTGGGCATTGCGTCCAGAGTGGAAAGGCTCAAAGCCCTGAACACCTGCCTCTCTCACATCTGTGCTGTGCTCCTCTTCTATGTTCCTCTCATTGGTGTCACCATGATCCACAGATTTGGGAAGCATCTGTCACCAGTAGTGCACACACTCATGGCCAATATCTATCTGTTACTGCCCCCTGTGCTAAACCCCATTGTCTATAGTGTGAAGACCAAACAGATACGGAGGCGGATCATCCATGTGttccagagaagaaagaacagagccTAG